A DNA window from Solanum lycopersicum chromosome 3, SLM_r2.1 contains the following coding sequences:
- the LOC101261796 gene encoding uncharacterized protein, translating into MTFPDILCVKNYKRLKNHFTSMSLFLTQIDISLIVLMASTERTPEEEVHITRPSWSKPEVKRLGKDDFFKENIKFRWVGRKCLLGIDNQGHCCCCWAFTSTEAITAAYALKNKREIVSLSKQQLIDCMYTKYKKPSYFADLGEKECFPCSYNKAYKFAMDYGITLETKYPFMEERGKCECQTEMRAIKINGFQRVYELIKELEEKAKEKRKS; encoded by the exons atgacttttccAGATATCTTatgtgtaaaaaattataaaaggcTAAAAAATCATTTCACCTCGATGAGTCTATTCTTAACACAAATTGACATTTCATTGATAGTTTTGATGGCAAGTACAGAGAGGACGCCAGAAGAAGAGGTACACATTACACGACCAAGCTGGTCCAAACCAGAAGTTAAACGTCTGGGCAAAGACGATTTCTTCAAGGAG AATATTAAATTTCGATGGGTGGGAAGAAAATGTCTTCTTGGGATTGATAATCAAGGTCATTGTT GTTGTTGTTGGGCATTCACATCAACAGAAGCTATTACGGCAGCATATGCCCTTAAGAATAAAAGAGAGATTGTTTCGCTCTCAAAGCAACAGTTGATTGATTGTATGTACACCAAATATAAAAAGCCTTCGTATTTTGCTGATTTGGGAGAGAAGGAATGTTTTCCATGTTCATATAACAAGGCATACAAGTTTGCTATGGATTATGGTATAACGTTAGAAACTAAATACCCTTTTATGGAGGAGAGGGGTAAATGTGAATGCCAGACTGAAATG AGAGCTATAAAGATAAATGGATTTCAAAGAGTATATGAATTGATCAAGGAGTTGGAAGAAAAGgcaaaagagaaaaggaaatCATAG
- the LOC101251071 gene encoding lysine-specific demethylase JMJ13-like isoform X2 produces MDEFDWTDTIKECPVYRPSKEEFEDPLVYVQKIAPEASKYGICKIVSPLGSSAPAGVVLMKEQKRFKFTTKLQPLRLAEWNNNDMITFFMRGRNYTIRDFEIMANKATARRYCISGCLPPAYVEKEFWKEMTVAKRGTVEYGINIDGSAFSSTFSDPLGSSKWNFKILPRLQRSTLRLLVNEIPGVTDPMLYIGMLFSMFAWHVEDHYLYSINYHHCGAAKTWYGVPGHEALQFENFIRHRVYNEEILSENGVNGAFNILQERTTMVSPKILLQYGVPVYKAVQMPGEFVITFPRAYHSGFSHGFNCGEAVNFAIGEWFPFGAAASERYALLGKVPIIPYEELLCAEAMLLSKSLASRPYCTSDLIDVRCVMTSFSCLLRSYHRARWCLEKLRTSLKMCSKPRGSFTCILCKRICYVAYLECKCFAGPICLFHDFETFNCLCGSSCSLFVTEDISTMEAVAQMFEAEEGMRYEVEQKMKSLPYLWIQTLFPRIQGKYRPYCEIMSSSIQNVDTGIKMSMIRRSTAQGKQMRNMKKKRINGA; encoded by the exons ATGGATGAATTTGATTGGACCGATACGATTAAAGAGTGCCCAGTATATCGTCCATCTAAGGAAGAGTTTGAGGATCCTTTGGTATATGTGCAGAAAATTGCTCCCGAAGCATCAAAATATG GCATTTGTAAGATTGTCTCTCCCTTAGGATCTTCTGCTCCGGCAGGAGTAGTGTTGATGAAAGAGCAAAAACGTTTTAAGTTTACCACTAAGCTGCAACCTCTGCGACTTGCTGAATGGAATAACAACGATATGATCACCTTCTTCATGAGAGGAAg AAATTATACTATTCGTGATTTTGAGATAATGGCAAACAAGGCAACTGCTCGAAGATACTGTATATCTGGATGCCTTCCTCCTGCATATGTGGAAAAGGAATTCTGGAAAGAAATGACAGTTGCAAAGAGAGGGACGGTTGAGTATGGGATTAATATAGATGGTAGTGCCTTCTCAAGCACTTTCAGTGATCCTCTTGGAAGTAGCAAATGGAATTTCAAG ATACTTCCTCGGCTGCAAAGATCCACCTTACGCTTGCTTGTTAATGAAATACCG GGAGTAACAGACCCCATGCTGTACATTGGGATGCTATTTAGTATGTTCGCTTGGCACGTAGAGGATCATTATCTCTATAG CATTAACTATCATCACTGTGGGGCTGCCAAAACTTGGTATGGAGTTCCTGGTCATGAAGCTCTTCAGTTTGAGAATTTTATCAGGCATCGCGTTTATAATGAGGAAATCCTATCAGAAAATGGGGTCAATGGAGCTTTTAATATTCTTCAAGAGAGAACAACTATGGTTTCTCCAAAGATTTTGCTACAATATGGTGTCCCGGTTTACAAGGCTGTGCAAATGCCAGGAGAGTTTGTCATTACCTTCCCTAGAGCATACCATTCAGGATTTAGTCATG GCTTTAACTGTGGTGAGGCTGTGAATTTTGCAATTGGTGAATGGTTTCCATTTGGGGCTGCAGCTAGTGAGCGTTATGCTCTTCTTGGAAAGGTGCCAATTATTCCTTATGAAGAGCTCCTCTGTGCAGAAGCAATGCTTCTCTCAAAGTCTTTAGCCAGCAGACCTTATTGCACATCAGACTTAATCGATGTTCGTTGTGTAATGACTTCATTTTCATGCCTATTGAGATCATACCACCGTGCCCGCTGGTGCTTGGAGAAGTTGAGAACTTCTCTTAAAATGTGTTCAAAACCTCGAGGGTCATTTACCTGCATCCTTTGCAAACGAATCTGTTATGTGGCATACCTTGAGTGCAAATGTTTCGCTGGTCCCATATGCCTTTTTCATG ATTTTGAAACTTTCAACTGTCTGTGTGGAAGTAGCTGCAGCCTCTTTGTTACTGAGGATATTTCAACAATGGAAGCTGTTGCACAGATGTTTGAGGCTGAGGAAGGAATGCGTTATGAGGTTGAGCAGAAAATGAAGTCTCTACCTTACTTGTGGATACAAACCTTATTTCCGCGCATACAAGGGAAATATCGTCCATATTGTGAG ATAATGTCAAGTAGTATTCAAAATGTAGACACTGGTATAAAGATGTCCATGATAAGAAGATCAACTGCTCAAGGCAAGCAAATGAGGAATATGAAGAAAAAG AGGATCAATGGAGCTTGA
- the LOC101251071 gene encoding lysine-specific demethylase JMJ13-like isoform X1 produces MAEAGDRLSCEKRVPEKFKRKKDVLNVVEKVTKKGSARRLKKPYLHGPSHGKVSQKTKAAAQISMDEFDWTDTIKECPVYRPSKEEFEDPLVYVQKIAPEASKYGICKIVSPLGSSAPAGVVLMKEQKRFKFTTKLQPLRLAEWNNNDMITFFMRGRNYTIRDFEIMANKATARRYCISGCLPPAYVEKEFWKEMTVAKRGTVEYGINIDGSAFSSTFSDPLGSSKWNFKILPRLQRSTLRLLVNEIPGVTDPMLYIGMLFSMFAWHVEDHYLYSINYHHCGAAKTWYGVPGHEALQFENFIRHRVYNEEILSENGVNGAFNILQERTTMVSPKILLQYGVPVYKAVQMPGEFVITFPRAYHSGFSHGFNCGEAVNFAIGEWFPFGAAASERYALLGKVPIIPYEELLCAEAMLLSKSLASRPYCTSDLIDVRCVMTSFSCLLRSYHRARWCLEKLRTSLKMCSKPRGSFTCILCKRICYVAYLECKCFAGPICLFHDFETFNCLCGSSCSLFVTEDISTMEAVAQMFEAEEGMRYEVEQKMKSLPYLWIQTLFPRIQGKYRPYCEIMSSSIQNVDTGIKMSMIRRSTAQGKQMRNMKKKRINGA; encoded by the exons ATG GCTGAAGCAGGGGATCGTTTATCTTGTGAAAAAAGAGTACCAGAAAAATTTAAGCGTAAGAAAGATGTTCTGAATGTTGTTGAGAAAGTAACAAAAAAAGGATCTGCAAGAAGATTGAAGAAACCTTATCTTCATGGCCCTTCTCATGGAAAAGTTTCTCAAAAAACGAAGGCCGCTGCTCAGATTAGTATGGATGAATTTGATTGGACCGATACGATTAAAGAGTGCCCAGTATATCGTCCATCTAAGGAAGAGTTTGAGGATCCTTTGGTATATGTGCAGAAAATTGCTCCCGAAGCATCAAAATATG GCATTTGTAAGATTGTCTCTCCCTTAGGATCTTCTGCTCCGGCAGGAGTAGTGTTGATGAAAGAGCAAAAACGTTTTAAGTTTACCACTAAGCTGCAACCTCTGCGACTTGCTGAATGGAATAACAACGATATGATCACCTTCTTCATGAGAGGAAg AAATTATACTATTCGTGATTTTGAGATAATGGCAAACAAGGCAACTGCTCGAAGATACTGTATATCTGGATGCCTTCCTCCTGCATATGTGGAAAAGGAATTCTGGAAAGAAATGACAGTTGCAAAGAGAGGGACGGTTGAGTATGGGATTAATATAGATGGTAGTGCCTTCTCAAGCACTTTCAGTGATCCTCTTGGAAGTAGCAAATGGAATTTCAAG ATACTTCCTCGGCTGCAAAGATCCACCTTACGCTTGCTTGTTAATGAAATACCG GGAGTAACAGACCCCATGCTGTACATTGGGATGCTATTTAGTATGTTCGCTTGGCACGTAGAGGATCATTATCTCTATAG CATTAACTATCATCACTGTGGGGCTGCCAAAACTTGGTATGGAGTTCCTGGTCATGAAGCTCTTCAGTTTGAGAATTTTATCAGGCATCGCGTTTATAATGAGGAAATCCTATCAGAAAATGGGGTCAATGGAGCTTTTAATATTCTTCAAGAGAGAACAACTATGGTTTCTCCAAAGATTTTGCTACAATATGGTGTCCCGGTTTACAAGGCTGTGCAAATGCCAGGAGAGTTTGTCATTACCTTCCCTAGAGCATACCATTCAGGATTTAGTCATG GCTTTAACTGTGGTGAGGCTGTGAATTTTGCAATTGGTGAATGGTTTCCATTTGGGGCTGCAGCTAGTGAGCGTTATGCTCTTCTTGGAAAGGTGCCAATTATTCCTTATGAAGAGCTCCTCTGTGCAGAAGCAATGCTTCTCTCAAAGTCTTTAGCCAGCAGACCTTATTGCACATCAGACTTAATCGATGTTCGTTGTGTAATGACTTCATTTTCATGCCTATTGAGATCATACCACCGTGCCCGCTGGTGCTTGGAGAAGTTGAGAACTTCTCTTAAAATGTGTTCAAAACCTCGAGGGTCATTTACCTGCATCCTTTGCAAACGAATCTGTTATGTGGCATACCTTGAGTGCAAATGTTTCGCTGGTCCCATATGCCTTTTTCATG ATTTTGAAACTTTCAACTGTCTGTGTGGAAGTAGCTGCAGCCTCTTTGTTACTGAGGATATTTCAACAATGGAAGCTGTTGCACAGATGTTTGAGGCTGAGGAAGGAATGCGTTATGAGGTTGAGCAGAAAATGAAGTCTCTACCTTACTTGTGGATACAAACCTTATTTCCGCGCATACAAGGGAAATATCGTCCATATTGTGAG ATAATGTCAAGTAGTATTCAAAATGTAGACACTGGTATAAAGATGTCCATGATAAGAAGATCAACTGCTCAAGGCAAGCAAATGAGGAATATGAAGAAAAAG AGGATCAATGGAGCTTGA
- the LOC101243870 gene encoding probable calcium-binding protein CML18 has product MSGDAEPKLDDDQIAELREIFRSFDRNNDGSLTQLELGSLLRSLGLKPSNDQLEDLIQKADRNSNGLIEFSEFVALVAPELISAKCPYSEEQLKKIFQMFDRDGNGVITAAELAHSMAKLGHALTQEELTGMIKEADRDGDGCISFEEFAQAMTSAAFDNSWT; this is encoded by the coding sequence ATGAGCGGAGATGCAGAACCGAAGCTTGACGATGATCAAATTGCGGAGCTTCGTGAGATTTTCCGGTCATTTGATAGGAACAATGACGGAAGCTTAACGCAGCTTGAACTTGGCTCGTTGCTTCGATCATTAGGATTAAAGCCGAGTAATGATCAATTGGAGGATTTAATCCAGAAGGCAGATAGGAACAGCAATGGATTGATTGAGTTTTCGGAATTTGTGGCTTTGGTTGCGCCGGAGCTTATATCGGCCAAGTGTCCGTACTCTGAGGAACAGCTGAAGAAGATTTTTCAGATGTTTGATAGGGACGGTAATGGTGTGATCACGGCGGCGGAGTTAGCGCATTCTATGGCTAAATTAGGACATGCACTTACACAAGAGGAGTTAACAGGGATGATCAAGGAAGCTGATAGAGATGGTGATGGTTGCATTAGCTTTGAGGAGTTTGCTCAGGCGATGACTTCCGCTGCATTCGATAATTCCTGGACATGA